TAAGCGCCACTATTACCTGTTTCTGCGAACTTCTCACCTTTTTTAACAGGACCAGTTTTAAGAATTTTAGATAAGTGTAAGAAGTATTGTGCAAACTTACCGTTTACCAATCTTGCAACTAATCCACCACCATGGTCATGTTGTCTTGAAACCGTACCTTTTGTCGGTGCCTCTAATGGCGTTCCAATTGGTGTTGCATAGTCACGTCCCCAATGTCGTCCACCGTTGTATGGATATCCGGGTAATGGTTTGTTAGGACTGTAGCCAACCGTTTCTTTAAATTTCATAAATGAACTTCCGTCGCCACCGCCGCTATCTTCTAACCAACCACCGAATAAATCAGATACGCCGCCTTGTAATTTCTTGTATGCTGCTTTCATTAATCCGCCTAAAATATCACCTTTAGCAAAGTCGAAGTTAACTCCGAATTTAGACAATACTTTGTTTACTAATTTTCCGGGATTACTTGCCCAATCATATATATCTTTACCGAACGCGAAAGCCTCGCCTGCTTTATCGCCTGCGTAACTTAATGCCTCGCCCGTTTTCTTCTTGGCGTATTTTTTACCACCGTCAATTGTTGCTTTCGCGCCTGCTTTAACTTCTTTCTTTTTCTGCTTGGCTTTTGCTTTTCCACTTTCAACACCTAAACCAATTTTAACTAATCCGTCTGTGACCGTACCAAGTTTAAAACGTGGCAATGTTCCTGTACTAAATCTAGGCATAGGCGCTTGTTGTGCTTGTAACGCATTATATGTTGCCGTACCGTTATGCACTCTTGCATTTTTAGGTAACATGACTTCCGTATCTTTGCTAGGTGTCATTGCAAATTTACCGTTAGGGTATTCAATCATTTCATTTCTGAAACCACCTGGACCATTGCCACGACCTCTGTCGCCTACAATAGCGCGTGTTGGTTGTTTTAATCGTCCATCTGATGTTGTTTTAACTTGTCTGTTGATTGTTTGTGTATGTGTTGTACCTGTTGATAGTTTGAATTTCGGTAATTTATCCATACCAATTTTACCTGCTACCCAGTTAACACCTTCAATTAGTTTATTCAAACCTTTTTTAACAGAAGTAACCATACCGTTAATATGCGATTTAATTTTCCCTATAATACCTTTCAATCCGTCACGCATACCTCGGAAAGTTCCGCCAACTTTTTTCCAAATATTTGATGCAATGCCTGTTACGGAAGATGAAATTTCACGCCATTTATTGACCATACTATTTTTGACATTTGTGAATATCGTTCTAATTGATTTGTACATACCTGTGAATCTATTGCGTACATTATTCCACAAGTTTTGAGCCGTCTTAGTAATTGCGTTCTTTAAATTAGTCCAAAGATTACGAGCGAATTTAGATAAACTATTAAAAATAGATCGTGTAGATTTGTATAATCCATTAAATTTATTCTTGATATTTTTCCATAAATTACTCGCTGTTTTAGTAATCGCATTCTTTAAATTGTTCCAAACAGTTTTACTGAATTTAGATACATTGTTAAAAATAGATTTAACTGACTTATACAATCCGTTAAATTTAGATTTTACGTTCGTCCAAATACTTATTGCAAGTTTCACAATAGATTTTTTAATTGACGACCAAATAACCCGAATATATTTAGAAACACTACTAAATATTGCACGAATTGATCTATACAATTGATTGAATTTTAATCTCACTTGTTTATAAATATAGTTTACAGATGCAAAGAATATTGATTTAACAGTCGCCCACATTTTTGAGAAGTAGCCTTTTATGTTAGAACTAAACCCACGTATTAACGCTATTATTTGACCGACAAGTGACGTTCTAATAAATCCAACTACAATCTTAATTGCACCTCTGAAAATTTGCTTAATGCCCGACCACATTAATTTAAAATCTCCAGTGAATATAACTGAAAACACTTTAATAACACCGATAATAATATCGAGCGCACCAGAAATAATTTGTTTAATCCCTTGCCAACTATTTTTTACAATTATTTTTAAAGCAGGCATTATCCAATTGATAAATTGATAAACTTTCGTGAACACAACTTTTATAACTGTATAAATACTATTCACTACAGAAGTATTGTTGCCAACTGATTTTTTAAAACTGTTACTAATTTGAGCCCATGCTGTAGAAAGTTGGTTGGATACTTGAGTGCCAAATGCTTTTAACGCATTAAACGCAATAAAAAAGTTAGTCTTAACTGCGTTAGCAAAATTAGTCAATCCTACAACAACGTTAGGTGGTAAAATTTTAGATAATGTTATTACACCATCTTGACCATTTCCTTGAAATAATTGGAAGAAACCCTTCACAATAGTAGCGACATTACTAAATGTATTTTTAACGCTTTCTAAAGCCCTATTCACTGTATTTCTGAACGTTTCTGATTTCTTATACGCTAATACAAAACCTCCGACTAAGGCGGCGATTGCAAGACCCCACGGTCCTAATAGTAATCTAAAGGCACCGCGTAACACACCTAAAGCTTTACTCATAAAGCCTACTTTTCCACCAGAGGCTACTGCTGCACCTCCTAGTCCACCAAAAACAGTACGTGCTAAAGCGATTGGTGGTACTAATGCCATTAATCCACCTACAATTGCAGATAGAATACCAATGAACGCGCCTACTGCAGGGCTTGAGTTTACTATTTTAGAAATAAATCCAGTGATCGATGTTGTTACTCTCAACATTATTGCACCGATAGGCGCCATACCTTGTACTAATCCTACTAATATAGAACCAATATTTTTTAGTAATTGCCAAACTATCGGACCATTCGTATTTAAATAATCAATAAACGCTTTAAACTTATCAGAACTTGAAAGGCTTTGACCCCATTCTTTAAATGTTTTAGTAACGTTCTGCATGCCAATTAAAACGGTATGTGAATGACCACTAAACGCTTTAATTAATCCAATAATCCCACCGAATATATTGCCGAATATCGCACCTACAATAGGTAAATTCGTTTTCGTGTACTGTATGAATTTAGCAGTACTTGAATCTGTACTTGCACTGTTCGCCCATTTACTAAATTTAGTTGCTAAACTTTCAATACCTGTACCTACCCATGTAAATAACGGTGCGAACTGTACAAACATATGTGCTAGTCCGTCTGTTACTTTCATAATAGCGTTAACTAAATTTTGGAATATAGGTGGCGCAGTTGAATTAATAACAGTGAATACTTGATTAGCGTTCTTACTGTTTTGTACCCACTCAAACATTTTGAGTGTTGCTTTACTGATGATACCTGAAATACTATCTATCGCAGGTGTTAATCTTTGTAACGAAAGAATGGCTATTCTAATACCATTTGTTATCGTATTGAATATGTTTGCTTGGTTTCTGTCAGCTAATCCGTTCCATGTATTTTTAAGCGATTCTAAAGCACCTTGATACCTTGTAACTTCTCCAGTGATTTTAAGCGTTCCATCTTCTAAACGTTTCAATGAAGATGCAGCCATTCCAGCAAATATTGAAACACCACCGAGAGCCGTACCATATACGCCTGCTAGACCTATAGCGCCACCACCTGCAGCAACTGCAGCACCACCAATACCGGCAACGGCACTTGTAGCAGCACCAGCAACCGGAATAATTGTAGATATATTCTGAATAAGAATGCCGTTAATAACACCTTGTGCGACATATCCGACATTTCTGAAGCTATCGCCGATTTTATTGATCTTAGCATTAACAGCTTGCCAACGTTCATCAAATGATTTTATACCAAGTGACATTTTACCGAAGAATGTTTGTTGTCTATTCAATTCTTTTAATTCATCAGTTGTTTCATCAATACGATTTTGAAGTACGTTATAAGCAAGTGCTTGTTCGTATACTTCTTTTTCAGCTTTATCTAGTTTAGAAGGAAGTTCTCCTACTTCTCTATTTAGCTTTGCATAACTTCTTTCTGCACTGTCTGCTTGTTTCTTAGCTTCGGACATTGCAGTTTTAGCGCTTGCCATCGCTTCTTTATTCGCATTGCTGAAATTTTCTAACTCATTTTTTGCACTCGCAGTCGCTGCTTTAGATTCGTTTAAATCACGTGTTGCTCCATCTAGTGAAGTAGATAGCTTTTTATATTCTCTTTCTGCACGTCCTATTTCAAAAGTGAGGTCTGATATTTCTCCTGCATTTCCAGCAGTATCTTTTTCTAATTCTTTTAATTCATTACTTAAACTATCTAATGAACTTTTAGCATTTTTAGTTTTAGCACTTAATGCTGTTACCGTATTTTGCATTTGTTTTTGCGCATCTTGAGCAGACTTCACATTCGCTTTATGCTCTTTCAACACTTTGTTAATATCTTCATATTCATTAGTAAGACGTTCATGTTTCTGTTTCACTTTGTCTGCTTCAATACCTGCTTTTTTAAGCGATTCTGTCGTTTTATCTTGTGCGCCTTTTAACTTATCCAACTTTTCTTTTGATTTATCTACGGCTCTTGCTTGTTGTGTCATAGATTTATTCAAGCCATCTAATTGTGTCTCGAACTTATCAACTGATTTTTCAACTTTATTGAATGTAGATAAATTTGCTTTCATTTGTGCATCAGCTGTTTTTAACTTACGTTGAAGATTAGCCATGCCTCTGTCAACATCGGATGTATCTATTCCGAGATCAATTGTAAAGCCATCAATATGTTCTCCTGCCATGTAAATCCTCCTTTCTTAAATTTATTCAAATAAAAAAGTTTAACCAGTATTACGAGGGTCTGTACCTGTAATTGCACCAATTAAACTTTCGTTTGCTTTCACTGTTTTCACATTAGAATCTTTAGAAGGTGTTGAGTTCATGATTCTCAACAACTCATATATATCAGTATTATCTATATCAGGCATTTTCCAATCTGCTTCAAGTAAATTTTTATAAATTAAATCAATATATTCAGCTTGTTTTTCATATGTGAAATCTTCATCGGTTAAAGCAGAATCATCTATTTTTTCTTTCCCGATGTTTCATCAGTTCCAGCTACTTGTTCCATTAAGAACTCGACATATTTATCTCCGTCTACACCGTCTAGTAACTCGTCTTTAGTGAATTGTTTACCATATAAATCATTAACGATAAATTCTTCACATTGATCGAGTAGGTCGTCAAATTTATCTATTTCATCAACTTTCATGTCATTCGCTAATGCTGATACTTTCATTGTTAAATTAATACCTTTTCTTGCTTGACGACCTTTAATGTTTTCTCTATGGTATTTTTTCTCTTCGCCATTAATTTCTAAAGTAATTGATTTTGTCATGTTTATTTACCTCTTTCGATTTGTAGTTTTTTTAAATATGCGCATAAATAAAAAGAGGGCTTTATGCCCTCATGTTTTAAGCTTCTGGTACTGTTGGTACTACAGGCTCATCAATAATACCTGGATAAGGTTTACCGAAGATTGATTCGAACACTGTATCTCGTCCATCAGTTTCGCCCGCTTCATCATAAGTCATGATAACCGCTTCTTTTTCGTCGAATCCGTCGATATAGCGTTCCATAAACTGACCTTCAATCTCATCTTGACCAAATTCGACGTCATTTTCTTTTGTTTGTCCTTCTTTGTTAGGTTTAGTGAATACACCTTTAGCAAATCCAAACCATTCTTTTGAGCCGTCTTCCATTGTTCTCGCAAATGCAAGTGCAACATAAACGATTTTCTTACTTCCGACCATACCGTACACTTTTTGATTTGTTGCATGTTTTGTTAAGCCTAGAATCTTTTCTTGTACTGATACAGGTAATTTGTGGAACGTTAAGTTTAACGTAGGTTCTCCACCAGATTTAGCAACCTCTGCCGTTTTGTTAGAACCATAACCACGCGTTAATTCTTCCCCAACTTCAAATGACATTTCTTTTAAGTAATCAATCATGTCGATATCACTTAGTGTTACCGCACTTCCTGATTCACTTTGTAATACCGAGTACCATACTTCACTTAACCCAGTGTTAGCATTATATTTTCCCATTCTTTATTCCTCCTAATTTTTATATAAAAAATAGCCTTACGTTTCTCACGTAAAGCTACAAATTTTGTAAGCCCTCAATTGTGTAAGGCATACCTAAATATCTTCTTGCATCTAAATATCTTTTTACTGTGTGATCATAATCATCTAGTCCACCACGTTGTTGCCTAAAGGCAATCGTGAACATTGTTTTTCTAATTTCTTCAGATAGCATTTTAGCTTGTTTTTCACTATCTGTACGAACGTCTATTTGATATAGGTATTCTGTTGTTAAGTTCTTATCGCTTGCGTATGTTGTAGGTTGAGGTGGCATTAAAGGGCTAATTAGGATGTAAGGTCCTTTTGTATCAGAGGTTTCATCATAATGGTATGCTCTTATTCGACCTGTACAATGCGTAGCAATTACTTCATTTTCTAATAAATGCGTCTTAATGATATTAATCATGTCTAACATTACAAGTCTCCTCTCAAGCTTTCTCTGATAATATCTTTGTAAGGTTCTTCTGTCCTATACATCGTTCGAGCGATAGCCCCTCTACCTCTTGGATTGGTATTTTTGACACTTCCGTACTCATTAATATGAATAATAGATTGTCTACTTTTAGAACCGCTCCAATATACTTTTATGATACGAACTTGACCATGTATGAAGTAAGGTTCAGTTGTGGTCATTTCGTCAATTGTTGCCCCCGTATCTCTGAAAACTTCAAATTCTTCTTTCATCACACTGGTAAAATATTGAGCACCACGTCTCAATGCTCTATCTTGAGCTTTCAACATTTTAGTTTCACCGTATTTAGCCCTTATCTTTTCAAGCATTGAGCGTGTGCCTTTTATTTCTGCACTCATTCAGAATATTCTCCAATAATTTTTATATTTCTATGATTATCGGTATCGTCTTCTAAAGTGTGAATGTTGAATAGTTTCCTTTTATAACGAGGTAAATCGATTTCGAATTTCATATCATCTGTTATCTCTAAACCTACTGGGTAGTATGTGACCATTGTGACGACTGCTTTGTTATCTGTCATGTTCATATCTTTTTGTGAAGGTGGATATACATTCGCAAAACATTGGTAATAGGTTTCACTGACCGATTCACCAGGCATAAAATCGTCACTCGGTTTTACGACATAAAAAATAACAGGTGTTCTCATTTGACCGCCTGTTACAAATTTCCTATTATATTGTGCCATCTTCTATCACTTCCATATTCGTTAATTGGAATTGAACTATATCAGATAAAAAGTTGTCATAAAAGTCTTCTAAACAGTCATTAAATTCATATCTCGTACGTTCATACACAAGTTCTCTACCTTTAAAGCTTTCGTTAATGTTAAACACTCCACACTTGTCTTGAATATCTTGATAAGAGAACTCGAGGTCTCTTTTTAACCTCGCGTCCTCCATATCATAAAATATTCTGTTACGTGATTTAAATTCTTGAACATGTTCTTGTTCTACCATTTAGATAACTTCTTTTCTTTAGGTTCTTCAACACGTTCAACAAAAGGACCATCATGAGATTTTAAAGCTTCGTTGATTTCGTCAGCACGTTTTACTGTGATGTCGATTTCTTCTCCAGCTTTAACAATCTTATTAAGTTTTTTATCTTTGTATTCTTTTAGAACTTTAAATTTAGCCATTTGAGTTCCTCCTTATTATGCTTCTGGTGTAGATACAGGCGCACCATGTGATGAGAAGTCTACATCATATACAAATGATGTTTTGTTATCATCAGGCTCTGCGTATAAGAACTGTTTCGCAGTATATAAATCCATATCTTCTAATGCTAACGTTTGGTCAAACGTACGTACGATAACCTCACTGCCTGCGTAGAAATTGTAACGTGATTTGTCATAAGCAACAGCTTTACCAGCAGGGACAAATTCAGATTGTTCGAATGTTACATTGAATGGAATTGGGCTTACAAATGCACCATTGTGTACTTGCATAAACGCAACGCCTGTATAGATATAATCTACTGGATTTAATGCGATAACGACGTTGTTAATCACATTAGCACCTTTAGATGTTTTAACATTACCGTCTTTGTCGTAATACTCTTTAGTTGATAAGTTACTAATAATCTTACCAATTTCTTTTATAGCCGTTTCAGGTGTTGCTAATGTTAAGTTACCTGCAACAACTTTATCAGCAACTGCACCATTTGTACGATTAATTTCTTTCATTAATCCAACAGGTTGATATTGTGCTTTACCTAAACCTTGTATAGCTGTTTTTTCAATTGCTACTGCAAACGCCTCTTTGATTTGTGCGCGTACAAAACGGTCAACCCATTGTACACCAGCATCTTTTAAGTCTTTAGGAACAACTACAAATGCTGTAGCTTTACCAAGTGAAATGTCTTGTTCGTAGAATGTTGCTTCTAATTGTCCGCGAATTTCTCCGAAGATTTTTCCCCACACTACTTGACCTTCTGTATTCGAACGAATAACACGTGTTTTTAATCCAGAACGTTGAATGTTGATGTGTTTTAATAATGGGTGGTCTGCTTCAATATCTTCAAAGATACGGTCAACAACTGTTTCAGGTAATAACTCTCCATCTTTCCAGTTTGTATCTGTGTTAACGTGGTCTTCAGAAACTAAAGCATTGTAGAATTTCTTTTCATCTGAAGTTAACGCGTTCACACTACGTTTATTCAATACTGCTACGTCACCTTGTTCTTGTCTGATTTCTTCTTTTAACGCTTTTGTTAAATCTTCTGTATAAGCACTCATGTATTTTGAGTACGCTTTTACAACGTCCTCTTGTTTTGCTTCTGGATTTAATTCAGCGAATTCTTTTAATAACTCCTGTGAGTTTTGAAACTTTTGTTTTTCTAATACATCGTTAATTGCCATAATTATTTGTCATCCTCTCTTGATAAATTAAAAAGCCTAGCAAAACTGTTAACAGGAACTTCCTGCGTTTTAGTTTCGTCAGACTTTTCTTCTTTTTCTTCTTTAGTTTTAGTGTTTTCTTTAATCTCTTTGACGTCTGACTGAATTGCTTTCAATATTGCCATAACATCGTCAACTGTTACTTCTTCGGTTTCTTTAGGTGTTTCAACCACATCATTATTTAATTCAGGCATATTTTTAAATTGAGCCTCCATTTCTTTTGAAATTTTTGCAGATGCTTTATTGGCATGCGTTACTTCATCAACTAATCCTAATTCAAGTGCTTCATCACTACTCAACCATGTTTCTTTAGCCATCATATCTTTTAGAAGCGCATGCTCAATTTTAGGGTTCTTCTGTAAGTAGCTGTTAAACACCGTTTCATTAATTTTTTCTAAGTCATCTGCAAACTTTCTCATTTCATTGTGTGACCCTACAAAAGGTGACCATACTTCATGTATCATCATCATTGAGTTCTTAGCCATTTTTACATGGTCTGCGGATATAGCAATCACTGATGCGATACTTGCTGCTACACCACTGATATTTACAGTAACTCTAGCTGAATGACTCGATATCTGATTCGCTATTGCGATACCACTAAATACCGAACCACCTGGAGAATTTAAGTTTATTTCAATTTCTTCTACATCTCCGAAACTGTTTAAAGCATCTCTAAATGAAATTGCGCTTGTTTGTGAGTTGGATATTTGGTCGTCAACTATCTCTCCGAAAATATCCATTTTAGCTTTTTTATCCGATTGTTTAGTGGCATTAAAAAAACCTTTACTGCGGTCTATCTTCATTATTCTCACCACCTTTCAATGAACTTTCACTCACTTCTTTTACAGATTGTAAGTTTTTAGTAATGACACGTTTATCCGCATCCTCATCATCACTAGGTGGGTAGCCGAACATATCCAACACTTGATTTGCAGTGAATACTGAACTCGCTATTAATTTATCTATCGCTTCTGCTTTTTGAATCGGATCATATGCATCTATAGATATAGCTTTAATTCGTTTACCTTCTCTATAGTCTTTTTCGCTGAAACATTTAGCGTTTAATTCGTCCACGATATTTTCTAAAATTGGCATAATACAGAACTTCATATAGTTATCAGTCATAGCTTCAATGTCTGCTACAGAACCATCTATGAGTGGGAATGGTATACCTAAGCTAGAAGCTACATATTTCAAAAGTTGGTTTGGTACTTTTGTTAAATCTTCAATCTGTGATGTGCTTTTACTTTGCGACTGCGTTGTATGTTCTTTATACTCGTATCCTTTTTGTACAGGTACAATTGCAATATCGTTTTGTTCAAACGCTTCATAAGATTTATTAATAAAATTTTGCATGTTTTGTTGTGTTTGAGCGTTTACATTACCATCAAATGAAAGTGTCGCTCTTATTTGGTTACTCATTAAATTGTATTTAACAATTCTTGCAAATATATTTCCATAATCAGTAAACAATCCATCTAATAAACTTGAAATAGATTCATTTGAATACGTTATATAAATGACTTCACTCATTTTAAAATTGCGTTCAAACTCAAAATCTTTTACTTTCACATGTTTAAATATATCATCGTATAATGCGTATTCTTCTCTTTCAAAATCATCTGCAATGATTAAATCTTTTGTGTCTGTCACAACAATCAAAACCTCATTATCAAAAATAAGTTTTCTGATTGCACGTTGCCAAAATGTAGATGCTGATTCATCAGTGTTAGGTCTAACATTTAATTTGTAGTAAGTGACTGACGTCTCATCTTTCACACCTTTATCTATTACTTCAAACTTTGTTTGACTAATCGTTCTAGCAATATGATTTATACATGTGTTCAACGCCCATTTTTTTATGTACGCTTTATGAGAAGTGTCTCTTAACAAATCTAAATCATAGCTAAATTCGATTGCTTCATTTTTTCCCATGATTCTTTCAAAAATTGAAATTTTAATCACCTCTTTCATTATTAAAATGCAATTTCGTTCATAATAAATGGTTGGTCATAATCTAATAACTCATCCGCACGATATAATGCATGTAGCATTGCGTGAAATCCATCTGTCTTTCTGTAGATTTCATCTTTTTTGATATACTGTTTAGATCCGTCAGGCATCATCTTAACTGCTACGTTATTAGTGAACCATCTCATTAATGGATTATCGCCAAATATAATTTGTTTTTTAGCGAACATTGTATCTATTCTTGGTGCTAATAGTCCATGTAGTGCTTTTGGATTTCTTAATACCTCTAATTCAACACCCACCTCATCAAAAGCATGTCTTACAATATCAGTACGATAGTTATCTGCTATAACTTTAACTAAATTGTAGTCTTTTGACATTTCAATAAACCAATCAATGATGAACTTAATTTCTATAACTTCTGTATCTACAATTGTTAATAATCCGTCTTTTGCCCATTCTTCAATTGGTGGGTCCAAATTAGTAGTGTCTAAAAACCCTTTCCTAATAAACGAATGTGTTTTCCATATATATTCTTCGCCATCTCTAAAAAGTAGTCCTACACTTGCAAAGTCTTTTACGAATGCGTAGTCTAAACCACCTATACACACTTTTTCTTTTAAATCCGGCATAGGTCTATTTGTTGCTTTGATTTCTTCATATGGTGCTACTACGCTTTCTGGGTCTTGTTCTGGTAGATTCATTCGTTTAGTTACAAATTCAGCTCTGTTAGATCTATTGAAAGGTAAGTCCTCATATTCTTCTCTTACTGTGCTTAATAATGTTTTTGCATAATCTGAAAGAGGTTTATGAAACATAGGATTAGCTTTTTCCCACATTGTTTCATCGTCCTTTTCTTTTAAATCATCCAATTTGCAGTAGAAAGGAAACATGCGACTGTTCTTATATTCTCCGGATAAAATAGCTTTAATTTTATCTTTCATCGAATCCATGTACCCTTCTCTCAAATGACCGTCTGTACTTATGTAAAATGTACGACGATTAAGTTTTTTACCTAATCCACCACGCTTTACGTTAACCATACCGGGACCCTCAAAATAATGAATTTCATCAAAAATAACACACCCCTCACGCCCACCATCTTTGGTCTTTGTGTTTGATGTGTTGTATTTAATAATGGAACCTGTATCTCTATTTTGAATTTCTGTTTTACTCACAATGTATTGTCCGTTTGGCGTTTTAGCTGATTTGTTTCTTTTACTTTTTGTTATCGTTTTATAGATTTCATTGAATGATGTTTTAGCTTGTTCTTCACTGTTTGCAACAATAGATATATCGTAGTCTTCAACACCATGCAAAGGTGTAGATAAAAAATCACTTATCGCGCTTATGAGTCCGTTTTTTCCTCCGCCTCGTCCCATAAAAATAACTATTTCAGTAAAGTAAGCTTGTTTCAGTTCTTTGTCTATCATAAAAACAAAAGCTATAATAAATCTTTGAAAAGGTTCAGTTGGAAAGTACCATCTTTCAATAAATTTAATACAGTTCTCGATTGTCTTTTCATCGAAATAAACATCATCCCTTGTCAAAATATGGTTTTCAAGATAATGGATTAAATCAATTCTTTCTTGATTTAGTACAATTTCTCCTTTTCTCCACATCTCGATATATTCAGATACATACTTTTGATTGATCATACATAATCATCGGAGGGTTTATCTAATTCTATTTCGTTTTTTCCAAATCCAAATGATTTTTCTAGTGCAAGAAGTGAACCATTAATCTTATTCTTTTCTGCTACTGCCGGATTTGCTTTTAAAAATGTTTGAGTAGCATTTACGGTTTCAACCATCGTGCCATGTTCTTTGATGTTTTCATCTAACTTGTAAAATATTAAAAGTAAATTGATGTACCGCTCCACTTTTTCAAGTTGAACTGGATTGTCTTTTTCTATTTTTGTAAGTAAATATTCTTTTAGAACCCTAACATTCTTCATATTCATACCCCCTTAACGTATATTTTTTTGAATATTATTGTAGACTCGACCCCCTCGCCGTTCCCTTTATATCAAAATTTTAGTTGATTTGTTTTAGGGTGGGGGCTAGTCCCATCTTTCGTCAGTCCATCTTTTTTTATTTATTTTCTTTTGGTATCTATTATGTTTCTTGTTATGACACCAAATGCATAATGTTTGTAAGTTGTCTAAGTCATATCTTAATTCTGGGTGTGTTTCAAGT
This portion of the Mammaliicoccus vitulinus genome encodes:
- a CDS encoding phage portal protein → MGKNEAIEFSYDLDLLRDTSHKAYIKKWALNTCINHIARTISQTKFEVIDKGVKDETSVTYYKLNVRPNTDESASTFWQRAIRKLIFDNEVLIVVTDTKDLIIADDFEREEYALYDDIFKHVKVKDFEFERNFKMSEVIYITYSNESISSLLDGLFTDYGNIFARIVKYNLMSNQIRATLSFDGNVNAQTQQNMQNFINKSYEAFEQNDIAIVPVQKGYEYKEHTTQSQSKSTSQIEDLTKVPNQLLKYVASSLGIPFPLIDGSVADIEAMTDNYMKFCIMPILENIVDELNAKCFSEKDYREGKRIKAISIDAYDPIQKAEAIDKLIASSVFTANQVLDMFGYPPSDDEDADKRVITKNLQSVKEVSESSLKGGENNEDRPQ
- a CDS encoding terminase TerL endonuclease subunit produces the protein MINQKYVSEYIEMWRKGEIVLNQERIDLIHYLENHILTRDDVYFDEKTIENCIKFIERWYFPTEPFQRFIIAFVFMIDKELKQAYFTEIVIFMGRGGGKNGLISAISDFLSTPLHGVEDYDISIVANSEEQAKTSFNEIYKTITKSKRNKSAKTPNGQYIVSKTEIQNRDTGSIIKYNTSNTKTKDGGREGCVIFDEIHYFEGPGMVNVKRGGLGKKLNRRTFYISTDGHLREGYMDSMKDKIKAILSGEYKNSRMFPFYCKLDDLKEKDDETMWEKANPMFHKPLSDYAKTLLSTVREEYEDLPFNRSNRAEFVTKRMNLPEQDPESVVAPYEEIKATNRPMPDLKEKVCIGGLDYAFVKDFASVGLLFRDGEEYIWKTHSFIRKGFLDTTNLDPPIEEWAKDGLLTIVDTEVIEIKFIIDWFIEMSKDYNLVKVIADNYRTDIVRHAFDEVGVELEVLRNPKALHGLLAPRIDTMFAKKQIIFGDNPLMRWFTNNVAVKMMPDGSKQYIKKDEIYRKTDGFHAMLHALYRADELLDYDQPFIMNEIAF
- a CDS encoding head maturation protease, ClpP-related, whose product is MKIDRSKGFFNATKQSDKKAKMDIFGEIVDDQISNSQTSAISFRDALNSFGDVEEIEINLNSPGGSVFSGIAIANQISSHSARVTVNISGVAASIASVIAISADHVKMAKNSMMMIHEVWSPFVGSHNEMRKFADDLEKINETVFNSYLQKNPKIEHALLKDMMAKETWLSSDEALELGLVDEVTHANKASAKISKEMEAQFKNMPELNNDVVETPKETEEVTVDDVMAILKAIQSDVKEIKENTKTKEEKEEKSDETKTQEVPVNSFARLFNLSREDDK
- a CDS encoding P27 family phage terminase small subunit, whose product is MKNVRVLKEYLLTKIEKDNPVQLEKVERYINLLLIFYKLDENIKEHGTMVETVNATQTFLKANPAVAEKNKINGSLLALEKSFGFGKNEIELDKPSDDYV